The sequence GATTCTGTTTTAAGTAATGGCATGTTTttgaccttgtgcactctcaacttcttctctTCAGATTTGACACTTGATTGACCCGTCTTGTTGCTTTTACCCTTTAGTAGCCAATGCCAATACCTTAATTGATTCTTTATCATTTGAATTCAAATATGAAATGGCACACTTACGACGACCATCTTGGTGAGCCTAGATTAATGGCAAGATCTTTCCAAATTCTGATGGCTCTTGGAGTACAGTTAAGAGCGGAAGACGCGCTTGATGTTCCAAGGGGTGACTGATGCACGAGCAATTGTTATTCAAGAGTGATGTGTTTATGTTGCATGTTGGCCTTGGAGTTAAGCATGTCTTAGAATGGAAGGCAACCATAGATCTCGACCTTGTTTACGACCTTGTCGCCTCAAATTAAGTTAGTGTTGTAGAAAAACTAACATTTCATTGAGAACCTCGAGCTCCTGTGTCGCTCTCTTTGTGTGACCACAGAACCCTAACCTTACCACCGATAAGGGATCCCTTCCCCTTGCGGTCCTTCTGGCCACCATTGTCTTCGATCGTTATTGTGGTGGTAATGAGCCCTGCTTCCAAATGAAGGCAAGAGCTCCGAGTGTCTCGTGCACAAAATTCAAGGGATGTGGTGGCATAGTCTCACATGGAAGTTTTGCTCCGGCCATGTGGGCAACAAAACTCCCGCTAAGACAAGCACGAGTGCTCTCAACTAAGGGTCCAACCGGTGTGCCAAGGTCTACGCGGGATGGGTATCAACCAATGGCGCGTGGGAATGGTTGACCTAGACTCCCAAGTGCTTGTATAATACTCTCTCCGTACCAAAATATAGTGTGTATTAGATTTTCTAAAGTGAAACTTAAGTTTATAGAAAGGATTATCAACATCCAACTACCAAATcgataccattagattcatcatgaaatctATTTTCACATAGTATATAGTGCCTCctttcggaaatacttgtcggagacatggatgtatatagatgtattttagtacTAGATTTTTCGACAAATATTTTCATATACGTATAAATTTGGTTAAagtttgtgaagtttgacttttgtgaaaaccaATATATACTATGAGATGGGAGGGGCATTTTCAAGTATCATGTATTCACATGTACTTCTTGTTACCctaaaatccaaaagaaaaaacaAACTCGTTGGCGAAGGTTAAACTTTATCAACAGACAAAAATTTAGACCTTACCAAAATATCAAACTCTGAAAGATCGAAAAATATTCTTTCAGAGTTCAATCTATTAAAATTCACTTAGTTGTAGCCGATCGTCATTGAATTTATTATGAAATCTATTTTCGTATGTTATATACTAAGTTAAAGTTTGTGAGTGTTTGCCTTTTGTGAAACCAATGTGCATTGTAATATGAGAACGGAGGAAGTAAAGTTTTCGCATACCATGTATTCATTTGTATTTTTTGCTACCCTAAAATCCAGAAGAAAAATCGAGCTCACTGGTCATTCCGAAGGTTTAAACATTAGTGACAGACAAAAATGTAGACCTTACCAAAATATCCGAATTCCGAAAGTATGAAAAAATTCTTTTGAAGTTCGATCTATTAAATTCACTTAGTTTTCATGGATCTTCGCTGAATTTGAATTTGATTTGATTCCGTCCCAAAATTTCGAGCTTACAAACATTTTGGTACCCACCAAACTTTCAGAGACTTGGTCAAAATTTCGTTTGAACTTTTGGTCCCTTCGTGCGAAAGATCAACCCCACACCGGCGCACCGCCTCGGTATTAGAGTCGCATGTCccttcttcctccgccgccgtgccaGCTAGCTAGGGTTACGGCCACCGGCGCTCCGTGAGGGGCAGGGGTGGTGGAGGCGGCGACGCACGCGCATGGCCGGAGGCGACGCGTCATCGGGGGCTGCGCCGGGGCCGGAGACggcgagggaggcggaggtggacgcGGGGGGCTTCGAGTTCGCCTTCGACAACGAGGCCTTCTCCGACAGGGTCCTGCGGATAGAGGTCGTCGGCGCTggccggaagcgccgccgtgaaGGTGCGTACGTACAGTCACAGTAGTACCATTAGCCATTAGAATATTCGCAGTAGATTCGTCTAGGCACCACACTGATCTAAGCACCTGCCTGCATCATATCGTTATATGCGCCTTCCTTTCGCTGTGCAATTTCTCCCTCGTGAATGTTAATTTATCTTCTTTCACGCCATTACGATCTGGATTTGTGTTGGATTTTCTCTTTTCTGCCTTATATGGGCAAGGAGGTACACTGTTATCCTACCTTAATACACCCGATAAGGTCTTTAGTTTTGGATCTCGAGCCGTTCCAAGTTCTCTGGTATATGTTTTTTCATGATTACATGAGCTGGTGTCACCCTTGATATATGTAGCGTGGAGGTGTGAAGGGAGGACCTCCCTAAGTCACTAGAACTCTTGGTAATTCTGCTTACTGTTCCAAATTTTAGATCATCGCGCCgccccgctcgggcgactcgggcggcgaacCCTAGTCGCGCCGCCGGCTGCCCCTCTTCGTCTATCCTTTCTCGCCAGCGCTTGATGCAGTTGCCGGGCAAGCCATAGGCGCTGCCAAGGATGGTGGCGGTGGGGTCTTCTGCCGCCCTGGATCCGCGCGGGGGCTCTGGATCTACAGCAGCAGCTCCTATGGCGAGGCACTGTCGGCTCTGCGGTGAGCGGTGGTGGATCCGGTGTCCTGGCCGCGCGGACGACGGGACCCCGGAGGTCGAGGGCGGTCGGTAGCGGCTCCTGCAGCGGACGGTCCGCGAGATCTCGCGCTCCCCTCCTCCAGTGTTCAGCATGCGTGCGCACTTCCTGGTCAGGTCGTGCTTCTCTGGTCGTTGGCCCCGGGCAGGAGGTGCTGGTGGTGGTGGGGACTAAGTTCGGGCGAAATCCCTGGCTAGCCGTGGCTGGCCAGGTCGACGGCGATGCCCGGGGCGccattcccctccttggaggcgtcggtatggactgatccCCTCAATCCCCCTCCCCCTAGGTCTCCtgggcgaaagccctaactttggggcggtggcggcgctctcagcgccattcccttcttgaaggcgccgcttttgGGAACCTTGTGGTcaggtggcgcttgtgggtggttggtggtggcggcggtggtgtggcCCTCTTATCCCAGCTTGAAACTTCCCCCCTCTGGTGTTAGATGTGTGCAGCGGCGGTGTTCTGCTCAAGGAGAGTCTCCGACGTCTCGTTGGGGATGCATTGACCCTCTCTACATGGTCATCTTCCGGCGGCATCCATGCCATCTTGCAACGTCCGGCGCCTTCGATCCAGGCGAGGAGGTAATGGCCTCCTTCGAAGATGGTGTACTGGAGGTGTCGTGCCAGGGCTCGTAGGTGCATGGCGATGGCATGCCCCATTGGTGTCGGCCCCTCTCTCCTACGAGCTAGTGTGATCCTGTGCCTAGTACAACATTCTCGGAGGTGGGCCTCGGCGTCTTCGGCTTCGGTCTCATTTGATCATCTTCAGTTTCTGTAGTGTGTGAGGCTTAAGCCCAGTTCTTTTGGccgattctcccagaatcttgagAATCGGACCTCCCCCTAGCTTCTCCCAAAATCTTGAACACATATATTTTTTACAATCCTAGCTAGTTGGTATGTAAACAAGTAGTATTGTCAAAAAAAATAGGTTGTGAGaatttgggtgaagatttgattctcaagattctgggagaatcggccaaaagaactgggccttagTTTTGTGTTGTCCATCGGCTTTTGTATCCCTCTGTCGTGTTGTTCTTTCTTTTGCCTAAGGACATGTgcttgtaatcctggccggttgatggctttgttaattcaatgTCGGGCTAGGCTCGACCCCCATCTCAGGCTCGGTtgatgccttttctctaaaaaaaattgAGATCATCATTAGTTTGTGTTCTGTTTCTGGTTCACCTCTACTTCTCTTTTGTTGTTGTTGAAACATCTAATGTCAAAATTAGCCTTTTGACAATCACTTTTAATTAGTACCAAGTACGAACACATGTGGACTGTAGTACAGACTGTTGGTAATGTAATGGTACAATCCATTGATGAACTTAGCTGCCTATTAGTAAATACAAGCAACATACTGTTTACCGGGCATATAATTGTGGCCTGATCTTTTACCTTTGTTAATAGTGTTCATTTATAGAAAATTCTAATAGAATCCTTGGGGTAACATTCATTATTAATGTAGCATGCTTATTAGGCTTGATGCAACTCAGTGAATATCCAGTTTTCATGATGCTTAAAATTTTCCCGCCTATCTGAAGGTTGATTCAATGAATCTGCACACACAGCGAACATGATATTCCAGATATTTTTAACAGCAAAAATCTTGTCTAGTAGTTATCTTATGTGCCTTCTTCTCCCCTAGTTTTGAATGTTTCTCTAGATTCATCTGACCTGTATTTCGCAGGTGATGATGGAGAAGGTAGTACACCAGTTTTACGAGTCAAGACCATACATATCAGTTCGGTGATTCTCGCCGCAAAAAGTTCTTTCTTTTTCAAGGTAATTATGATGATCTTCTGAAATGCATTTGGTCTATAATCAGTTGACTTGTATTTCTGATAAGCTTCATGCTTCTTAGCTTTTCTCAAATGGCATGAAAGAATCTGGTCAGAGACAGTCAACAGTTAGAATTGCTGATTCAGGTAACTCAAGTGTATGATGTACTCTTCCTCGTCTTATTATAACTGAGATTCTAGTTTGCTATTGTGATTGTATTATTTATTTGTTAATTCAAGAAATGTGATAATTGTAGAGAGGCCTGTTTTGGAGTTTCGTGCCACAACTTTCTATTTTGATAATGAACTGGCTATTCTCATTTCCCCTACATAATTTGTCTACCAAATGGATATTCTTGTGCATGACAAGTTTCCTCAATTGATTATTGGAACTCAATGGACTTTCGGTTTAGATAGTGACTGAGATTAAAGCGTACCCTTCAGTTGCAAAGGGTATTATAGTCTTACTTTTATATGGGCCTCTTCTAGTCATCAAGGACTTAATTTTAACGTGTATGAGCTTGCCAATTCTCCCGCCACAACACGAAAGAGGAGAAAGAGACGGAATAGAAAGCTTTCTCCTCTAATTAAGGATTCTTCTCTATTTAAGGATTCTTATTCATCTGCATCATTTCACTACATCTACATTGGTGTACAAAATCGTCTCtaaataatatgaaaatatattatgTAACATTGGTGTATAAAATAATCGTCTCTAAGAAGTATGAATATATACGAGTACAATATGGTCCTATTTCTGGCCAATAAACATACAGAGGAGAGACCAGCCGATTGTGCAAACTAAGTATATACAGAGTAGCTCACCGTTCATATAAAAATAGAGTACGTAGCTCTTTATAGGAAGGATGCTGTGGAGATCTTAACTTCTAGGGATTAATTCGTTTCATGCACGAGGGATTTAGCCGTGAAGGCCCGGCACATTAAAATTAGGAATTAAATTGTTTACCCAAGTCCAAGGTTTTGGATCCCAAGCGGTCCATTTTTCTCGAGGGGCACCGAAATTCACGGTTACCACGGTAACCACGAAATACCGGAAAAAAATCGGGCGAAATTTTAaatcaaattttgaattcaaataattcGAATTTGATATAGATAGTATTTTAACTCTCCAAGATCAGTAATTCTCCCCTGGCGTAGTGGCTGTTCAGACGCACAAACCACTGCCGCGATCTTTCAGGTTTCGAGTTCGATTCCTGGCCGCTGCTTGAATTTTTCTTTTAGCttttttcttttgcaatctttaaaaaagaaagaaaacgcgCGGTTCAAGACTCGAACCCACGACTGGCAGCTCCAGAGACCATGCCTTTGCCACTACGCCACCACCCGGGTCTGTTGCTACATCAGAGATGCCCCCTATTTAACTGGATCAgagtttgaattcaaaattttcgAAAAAACTCGAATTTTTTTGCTCGGTATGAGTGTTTTTCGTGGGGTAGCGGTAAACGCGGTAACCGCTCGGGATCACGAAATTTCGAGCGGTACCCAAAACAGTGCCCAAGTCTAAGGAATCAAATTTCTAATAATTCGCTAGACCCCAAATACCCTTTCCATAGTTTTCAAGGGGGGTGCCAGGGGGAAAGGTTAACTTTACTGAAACATGCCTCTAAAACAATAGCTATCCCTTTCCTTTTGTACTCCTTTACTTAACTGTTACTGATTGTGATAAATTGGACTGTTCTTATGCTTCCTTGCTTTCATTCCTTACTTGGAACAGAGGAAAATGCCTTTATGGAGCTTTTATGGTTTATGTACAATGGAAGGTTGACACCAACAACTGACTCCACTCTTCTGGTTGATATCTTGATGGCTGCTGACAAATTTGATGTCGTTTCATGCACCAAGCTTTGCGGTCAGCGGCTCATAGGCCTGCCTATGACCCTAGAATCCGCACTGAGGTGCCTAGATCTCCCATGTTCCATTTCAATGGCAGCTGACCTGTCAGAGGCAGCCAAGAAATTCCTTGCTAAAAGATATGAAAAATTCCTGTCAACAAAGTAAGTAATCCCCATCGGATCGTGATACCTTTTTTTCCTTTATTAATGAACATGTGGATATTGTTGTCACAAAATCATTATATCGTGGCATTGCATGGTTTTGTTGCATTTCAGGTTCCAAGATGAACTGATGAGAATTCCTCTCTCTGGGATTGTGGCCATCTTATCAAGGAATCTCCCCGGGGTTGCATCCGAAAAATCCGTTTATGACTTTGTGCTCAGGTGGGCCGACTTGCAGTACCCAAATTCAGAAGAAAGACGCAAGATTTTAAGTTCAAGTTTACTTCCAATGGTGCCACTAGCGCGTAGCATGACCAATGTGATCCTAATTGATCAGCCGTCTTGTATAATTAACTTTAGTCTAAAGCGTGAGCACTGCTCTGGGAGCTTCTCATCAGGATCGATGCGCTCGCCACCATTCTATTGTGCGGGGCATGGTTTCTTTCTCTCAGCACACCGTAGAATGGGGCCGTCCAACTCTTTTGTCCTCATAATACAGAAGCTAGAAGACAAGGGCCTAGTAAGGGGGACATTAGATTATGAGATTGATGTAAAAACAACACCGTCGCTGGAGTTTACCACCTTGTGGAGGCGCACCACCACCACCGGTTGTAGGCAAGGTTTTGGATGCAGGCTTCCTTGGCCGGAGGTCATTCCTGACGATAGCCCCTTCTTTGTCGATGACAAACTCCATATTCGAGTTCATGTGAAGATAACGCTGCAGCCGTAGTGATGCATGCATTAGCCACTAGCGTGATGTGCTTCATTCATGTCCACTTTTGTTTATGTGAGCGAGGAGAAGCCCCTGTTCTTTTAACATATGAACTCGGTGAACAATGCTCTGCTCTCTTTTGGTGACTGGTAATGTTGCAATGTAGCTTCTGAACATCTAGAGTTTGATGCTCGAGGTTTCATTGTGCCACGGACTCTTACCAGACGCAAAACTGTCAAGTTTGCGTGTGAGTTTTGATATCGAGCGAAGTCGCTGAACAGTTAATGTGCACTTTGTTGTAAGTTGGCTAGTATACATTGCTGAATGCTGATGACCTCTTTGACTCGATGGACTTGTGACCCTTAGAATGCATATTATGTGATCATCTGTTCATGGCTATCTTTCGATATTTTTTTAGTTCATACTCTATGGCAGTTGATATGTTGTGCCCCAAGGACAGAATGCTGCTGTAAATTGCCTAAAAAATGCTGATGTAAAGTTCAATGTTGTCAGGTCTGTTGCTTGCAATGTGTGCTCCCTGGAAACTAAGCCCACGATCTACATGCACATATCCGGATCCGATACTATACATAGTTTTTTTTTAGTTTTAGATTTCGAGGTGTTAAATAGTTGAGGTTCTTTGACATAATTTTTGCAGTACAACAGTAATCAAAGAGTATATGTTGTCTGTGCCCCCAATTAAAGTGCAGCAAATCTGTAGTCACATATTTATTTGGATGTAGCAGCGGCGCCCAAACTACATCATACTGTTCAAGTTGAGCCTTCGGACAACTTAAAGATTAGGAATAATTTGTATGTTATATAGATCTGTAGGCTGGGGAGATTCGTACTGCTTAAGGGCAGTTATCTATGGTTCTTTACCGTGTGATGCTTCAGCCTTAGTTTAAAGTAACAAGCTGATCAATTATTCACATCTTTCACATGAATAATGAATCTTGCTTGATTGCTACGTTGAATATGCAATCGTGATCTCTTTTTGTGATATTCAAAGGTCCAAGACAAGCAGCAGAACAGACTTTTTTTCGAGAGTATGTCAATGGCgtatcatatttttatagaaggcagaagACAATTGCAAGAGACTACAACTCGAATATGAATGGTGCACTTTAGCGCCTGCCACTGGTAAGTGTCATCCTTCATATATTCACTGCTGGAAAACGCTTTGGGGTCACATTAGTGATTGGTGCACTTTAGCGCCTGCCATTGGTAAGCACTGGCAATCTAGCAACTTACCACCGGTGGGCGTAAAATCATGCCATTTGTGGCTTCTACAATTAAAATACCATGCTGTATAaaatgaaaatgccaagctgtacAAAATAAAAAATGACATGCTTGTACAAAAAATGCCATGCTCTTTATGCTAAAAAATGTCATGCTTCTACAATAAAAAATACCATGATCTTTAAAATGAAAATGCCATGCTCTTCATAATAAAAAATGTCATGCTTGTAAAAAATGTCATGCTCTTCATGTAAAAAATGCCATGCTTCTACAataaaattaccatgctttttaaaATGAAAATGCCATGCTTCTACAAAAAAAAAACAGGAATTTTAACAAAACTGTCGTGTTCTAGATaacagaaatttcaaaaaaaataccaTGTCAAATGTTTAAAGTGTGCCATGTCGCTTTACCAAAATAATTGCCTTTTTCAGAATATAATCTATGACATTGTCCTGGAAACATTACTAAACAACAATTGCCAAGGAATTTTCTAAAAAAATGCCATGGAGAAATAATACTAACattgtaagaggctgtttccatgACTTGAGGCAGCATCTTTACGATTGCGCGAAGGATCCCCTTCAAAACCTTGTAAACTTTGACCAAATAAATTGATGGAAATGTCAACACAAAAAAATAATCAAATAGATACAATATAAAATTATGCCTCATGACGTATCGAATGATATTTAAGTGGTGTTTTAATTATAGATATTTTTATATATGAACTTGGTCAAAGTTCATGAAGTTAAATCATGAAACGGGGTGGGGGGCTATCTTTATCTAATTGTTACTGGCTGAGATTTATTAGAATGTTTCATCAATCTTTATGGCTCCTTGATTTCATTTTTACTTGGAACAGATGAAAATGCCTTTATGGAGCTTTTACACTTTATGTACAATGGAAAGCTGAGACCAACAACCGAGTCCACTCTTCTGGTTGATATCTTGATGGCTGCTGACAAATTTGATGTTGTTTCGTGCATCAAGCTTTGCAGTCAGCGGTTCATAGGCCAGCCTATGACCCTTGAATCCGCAGTGAGGTGCTTAGATCTCCCATGTTCCATTTCAATGGCAGCTGACCTATCAGAGGCAGCCAAGAAATTCCTGTCTAAAAGATACGAGAAATTCCTGTCAGCAAAGTAAGTAACCCCGTCGGATTGAGATACACTTTTCTTTTCTTGCTCTATTAGTGAACTTGTGGATATTGTTGTCACAAAATCATTATATCAAGGCATTACATGGTTTTGTTGCATTTCAGGTTCCAAGATGAATTGATGAGGATTCCTCTGGCTGGGGTTGTAGCCATCTTATCAAGGAATCACCCTGGGTTGCATCTGAAGAATCCGTCTATGACTTCGTGCTCAGGTGGGCCCATTTGCAGTACCCAAATTCAGAAGAAAGACGCAAGATTTTGAGTTCAAGTTTACTTCCACCGGTGACACTAGGGCATATCATGACCAATGCCATCCTAACTGACCAGTCGTCTTGCATAATTAACTTTAGTATAAAGCGTGAGCACTGCCGCGGGCTCTTCCCATCAAGATCGATACGCTCGCCACCGTTCTATTGTGCAGAGCATGGTTTCTTTCTTTCGGCGCTCGCTAAAACTGAGCCATTCAACTTTTTTGGTCTCTTAATAAAGAAGCTAGAAGGCAATGGCCCACTAAGGGGGACAATAGATTATGAGTTGGAGGTAACGGCAAGGCGGTCGTCCGAGTTTGCCTCCATATCGAGGTGTGCTACCACCACTGTGGAATATGCGATATGCTCATTGATCGTATGTCATAGCATATATAGAGTACAAGGGCAAGAATATCTCAACCGTATCTGCTATACAAGGAAAGGATCGGGAGATATCCGTAGTCTAGGAAACAATAAAAGAAGATCCTAGCTTCCTAAGTACATGTGATCATGAGTATCTCAACACCCCCCCCCTCAGTCGATGCGTCGCTAGTGACGCatagactggaccggaactcctcgaAGGTAGACGTCGGTAACCCCTTGGTCATGACATCGGCAAACTGCTGAGCAGTGGGAACGTGGAGCACACGAATGCGACCGAGAGCCACCTGCTCACGCACGAAGTGAATATCTAGCTCGTTGTGCTTCGTGCGCCGATGATGagcggggttggcggagaggtacacaGCAGAGACGTTGTCACAGTACACAAGAGTGGCACGTGAAACGTCATGATTAAGCTCATGAAGAAGTTGCCGCAACCAGGAACACTCGGCAACGGCGTTGGCAACAGCCCGGTACTCTGCCTCAGCACTGGAACGGGATACCGTAGGCTGTCGTTTCGACGACCAGGAGACGAGGGAGGGCCCCAAGTAAATGCAGTAGCCGAAGGTGGAACGACGAGTGTCCGGAcagccagcccagtcagcatcagagtaGGCGACCATGTCGGTGGAGGAGGATGATGTCAGGGTGAGCCCAAGGGACATAGTGTCGCGGATGTAGCGTAGAATCCGCTTCACCAGGTTCCAATGACTGTCACGGGTGcatgcatgtggagacacaccCGCTGAACGGTGTACTGCAAATCCGGTCGTGTGAGGGTTAAGTACTGAAGGGCGCCGACAATAGACCGATAAAACGGACCATCCAGTGCTGGAGAACCCTCAAGCGCTGAGagcttggccttcgtgtcaacaggagtggcagcgggcttgcagttaagcatgccggcgcgcTCAAGAAGCTCATGGGCGTACTTTTGTTGATGAAGGAAAAACCCGTCGGAACGCCGAATGACCTCAATGCCGAGGAAGTAATGAAGCGGCCCCAAATCCTTCAAAGCGAACTCGGTACTGAGACGAGCAGTGAGCTGGTCGAGAAGCTGCACTGTGGAGGCCGTGAAGataatgtcgtcgacgtagagtaGGAGATAAGCAATCGCCGATCCATGATGGTACACGAAGAGGGAGGCGTCGGAGCGAATAGCTCGGAAGCCTAACTGCTGAAGAAAGgtggcgatgcgctggtaccaagctcTCGGCGCCTGCTTCAGTCCATAGAGGGACCGAGAGAGCAGGCACATGGGGGGCAGTGGAGGCGGTGCTAGGGTAGCAGAGGCAGCCAAAGATGCGAAGATCATCGTATGAGGGAGGAGTCCCATAGAGCAACTGATGCGGCGTATAGTTCCAGCGAACACGACAGGGCCGAATGTTGACAAGGAGAGTCGCGGTGGCGAGAGCATCGGGCCAGAAGCGAGGCGGGATGTTGACATGGAATAAGAGGGTACGGACGCAATCATTGAGAGTGCGGAGTACATGCTCTGCACGCCCATTTTGTTGTGAGGTGTAAGGACATGTTAGACGAAAAACAGTACCATGTGTGGTGAGGAGGTTGCGGACGGCAAGGCTATCGAACTCTTTCCCATTGTCTGTTTGAAATGCAAGAATGGGTCAACCAAAGTGTGTAGAGACAAATGAGTAAAAAGATGTGAGTGTTGAAAAAACATCTGATTTTTGCCGAaggggaaaagtccacacatagtgCGTAAAATCGTCTAAgatgacaagataataaagatagccGGAGTTGTTTGCAATGAGCGATGTCCAAACATCGCAATGTATCAACTAAAACGGATAAGCCACAATAGTGGTAGAGTTGCTAAAAGGTAGACGCACGTGTTTGCCAACACGGCAAGCATGACAAGTATGGTCATCGACCTTATTACAAGTGAAAGAAAAACTACGAAGAATGTGACGGAGTGAGGCGTGATTAGGGTGACCCAAACGAGCATGCCAGAGGTCCACACCGGCGGAGAGGGCGACAGGAGCGGCGTCGGTGGAGGATGGTGGGTGGACCGGGTAGAGTTCAtccgggctgtcacatcggtgaagaacCATCCTGgaacgggcgtccttcacagaaaaaccacaACCGTCAAATTCAACCGTAATTGGATTTTCATGAGTAAGACAGCGAACAGAGACAAGATTCTTGATTAGTTCAGGAGAAGCTAAGATATGAGACATGTTAATGGGTGTACTAGAAGACGGAAAAGAAGTAGAACCAACATGTGTAATGGGAAGGGAAGAGCCATCGCCGAGAGTAATGCGAGTGGCGGTGTTAGTGGGAGAGAAAGAGGTGAGGTTACCCAGGTTGGAGGACATGTGTGCAGTAGCCCCGGAGTCCAT comes from Triticum aestivum cultivar Chinese Spring chromosome 5B, IWGSC CS RefSeq v2.1, whole genome shotgun sequence and encodes:
- the LOC123116852 gene encoding BTB/POZ domain-containing protein POB1-like — translated: MAGGDASSGAAPGPETAREAEVDAGGFEFAFDNEAFSDRVLRIEVVGAGRKRRREGDDGEGSTPVLRVKTIHISSVILAAKSSFFFKLFSNGMKESGQRQSTVRIADSEENAFMELLWFMYNGRLTPTTDSTLLVDILMAADKFDVVSCTKLCGQRLIGLPMTLESALRCLDLPCSISMAADLSEAAKKFLAKRYEKFLSTKFQDELMRIPLSGIVAILSRNLPGVASEKSVYDFVLRWADLQYPNSEERRKILSSSLLPMVPLARSMTNVILIDQPSCIINFSLKREHCSGSFSSGSMRSPPFYCAGHGFFLSAHRRMGPSNSFVLIIQKLEDKGLVRGTLDYEIDVKTTPSLEFTTLWRRTTTTGCRQGFGCRLPWPEVIPDDSPFFVDDKLHIRVHVKITLQP